One Nitrosopumilus piranensis genomic region harbors:
- a CDS encoding PEFG-CTERM sorting domain-containing protein, translated as MKTIAICSFFVLFAMVAGLVATTPAAFADHPEVTIVPAAGSGAPGCEETVDGCYIPSTATVAVGGTVIMSNTDTAAHTYTSGTPDDGPDGVFDTSLLMAGSSFEWSPTEAGEYPYFCMVHPWMQGTIIAEAEGAGGDSGELMVSIADSQVMGGTQIELTFSELHVNYDITATQGGEIVLQETGQHAMESTATHQIDAVGSDDNPIDVEIVSLGVGAPGAEADWTGPTGVVATAKVVPEFGTIAMMVLAVAIISIVAVTAKSRVIPRF; from the coding sequence ATGAAGACTATAGCAATTTGCTCTTTCTTCGTACTATTTGCCATGGTAGCTGGATTAGTTGCAACAACACCAGCTGCTTTTGCAGATCATCCAGAAGTCACAATCGTGCCAGCAGCAGGTTCTGGTGCACCAGGTTGTGAAGAAACTGTAGACGGATGTTACATTCCAAGTACTGCAACAGTTGCCGTTGGAGGTACTGTAATAATGTCAAACACTGACACTGCAGCACACACATACACTTCTGGAACTCCAGATGATGGACCTGATGGTGTCTTTGACACTAGTCTATTAATGGCTGGAAGTTCATTTGAATGGAGTCCAACTGAAGCAGGTGAATATCCTTACTTCTGTATGGTACATCCTTGGATGCAAGGTACGATAATAGCAGAAGCTGAAGGAGCTGGCGGTGATAGTGGTGAATTAATGGTATCAATTGCAGATTCACAAGTAATGGGTGGAACTCAAATTGAACTTACATTCAGCGAATTACACGTCAACTATGACATTACTGCAACACAAGGTGGCGAAATAGTCCTACAAGAAACAGGACAACATGCAATGGAATCTACAGCAACTCATCAAATCGATGCAGTTGGTTCTGATGACAATCCAATAGATGTTGAAATAGTTTCTCTAGGAGTTGGAGCACCAGGTGCTGAAGCAGATTGGACTGGACCAACAGGTGTAGTTGCAACTGCTAAAGTTGTTCCAGAATTTGGTACAATTGCAATGATGGTATTAGCTGTTGCAATCATAAGCATTGTAGCAGTTACTGCAAAATCTAGAGTTATTCCAAGATTTTAG